The window ACGCCGCCGCGTGGCAGCGGTTGCGGCGCGACCTGTGCTGGGCCGGCCTCGCGGTGGCCGGCGACGAGGACCACGACTTCCACGTCCGGCAGTGGTCGCCGGTGGACCTGGAGTTCCACCGGCGCAGCCGGGGCATCGGCGTCGGGCAGCGCTACGGGGCCACCTACTGGGGTCGGGCGTACGCGCCGCCACCGCCCGCCCGGCCCTCCGCGCACCGGCCTGTCGTCGCGCTGCCCCGCCCCGACCTGGAGCGGCTGCGGCGCGACGACCCGACCCTGACGGCCGTCCTGGAGGCGCGCCGCTCCGCGCGCGAACACCACGACGGGCGGCCGATCACCCTCGACCAGCTCGGCGAGTTCCTGTTCCGTTGCGCGCGGACCGTCCTCGTGGGTGACCTGGACGGCGTGGAGCTGCGCGCCCGCCCGTACCCCAGCGGTGGTGGCCTGCACGAGCTGGAGGTGTACGTGGTCGCCGACCGGGTGGCGGGGTTGGCGGCGGGCACCTACCACTACGACGGGCACGACCACGCGCTCGGCCTGGTCCGGCCGCCCGACGGCGCCTCCCGCCAGCTGCTGCACGCGGCCCGGGACAGCGCAGGGGCCGAGCGCACCCCGCAGGCGCTGCTCGTCGTCACCGCCCGGTTCGGCCGGCTGATGTGGAAGTACGAGGGCCTGGCGTACGCGCTCGCGCTCAAGAACCTCGGCGTGCTCGTCCAGACGATGTACCTCGCGGCGACCGCCATGGGGCTCGGCGGCTGCGCTCTCGGCGCCGGGGCGCCGCACGCCTTCACCCACCTCACCGGCGTCGACCCGCTCGTCGAGGACGTCGTCGGCGAGTTCACCCTGGGCACCGTCGCCCAGTCACCGCGATAGGAGCCCGTGTGCGGAAACTACGGCTACGCGACCACGTCTACGTGGCACCGACCCCCTCCGGGGCGCACATCCTGACGCTGGACGGACCGGTCTCGCTGACCGGCCCGTCCGTCGCCCGCTGGATCGAGGCGCTGGCGCCCCGGCTGGACGGGCGGTTCTCCGTCGAGGAGATCACCTCGGGGCTGCCCGAGGCGCACGCCGCGATGGCGACGTCGCTGATCACCAGGCTGCGCGAGGCCGGCGTGGTCCGGGAGGTGCCGGACGGCGACGCCCGGGCGATCGCGGACCCGCCGAGCGCCGACGTCGCCGAGCTGTCCTACCTGGATGCCCACGGCGTACCCGCCGAGGCCGCGCTGGCCCGGTTCCGTCGGCTCGCCGTCGTGGTGGTCGCCGACGACGACTGGTCGACGGCGGTCGCGGACGCGCTGCGCCGCTGCGGCGCCGCCGACGTGCGCACGCACCCCGCCGCCGACCCGCCCGCCGACGACCTTCCGGTCGACCTGCTGCTGCACGTGACCGGCGCCGCCGACGGGGAGAGCCACCGGCGGATCGAGCGGCTGGCCCGGTGGCGGGGCGCGGCCGCCGCGTACGCCCTGCTCGACGGGGCGGACGTGTGGCTGACGCCGGTGCTGCCACCCGGCTCCGGCGGGGACGCCGCCCCGGCGCCGTCCTCGCTGCTGGCCCGGCTGCCCGAGGCCCCGCAGACGGCGGCCCCGATCGCCGAGGTGCACCGGACGGTGGCGGTCGCCCAACTCGTCCGCGCCGCGTTCGGGTGGGCCACCGACACCGGCGCACCGCGGCGGGCCGGGAAGCTCACCCGGCTCGGCCCCGACCTGGCCACCCGCCGGCTGCACTGCCTGCCGCACCCGTTCTGCGCCCCCGTCGCCGCGCCCGACCCCGACGGCTTCCTCGCCCGGGTCGCCGCGCTGCGCGGGTCGCCGGCCGTCGCCGACCGTGACTTCTCCACGTCCGCCGTGCGCGCGGCCGACGACACCCTCGGCCCCTTCCGGTACCTGTCCGACGACGCCGTCGCGCAGAGCCCGCTCACGGTCGCGCGGGCGCAGGCCCGCGACCCGCTGGCCCGGGGGCTGGGGTGCGACGCCGCCGGCGCGGCGGTCCGCGCCGTGGCCTTCGACTATCCGACCGCCCGCGTCGAGGCGGCCCGGCGCGCCCTGACCCGGTACGCCGGCCTGATGGTCGACCCGCGCCGGCTGGTCGACGGGGCCGGCCGCCCGCTCGCGCCCGGCGACGCCGAGGCGGACGACCTGCACCGGCTGCTCCGCGCGGGGCTGCCGGACGGCCACGTGTACGGGCTCGACCTCGCCAGCGGGACCGTGCTGCCGGTGCCCGTCGCCACGGTCTTCACCCGGCTGGCGGTCGCCGTGGCGGCACCGGTCGGGCTCGGCGAGGGCTTCGGGCCCTCGTGGGACGCGGCGGTCGCCCGCGGCCTGGCCAGCCACTGGTCGTACGACCCCGCGCTGATCGCCGACGCGGCGGGGCGTCCCGTCCGGGTCGAGGCGACGGACCTCGACGACGTCGGCCGGCGGTGCCTCACGCTCCTGACGGAGTTCGGTGAGGTGCCGCAGGTGCACGACCACGGCGGTCGGCACGGCGTCAGCGTCCTCTCCTTCCGGCGCGACGGCGTCACGGTGGCCCGCACCAGCGGCGCCGGGGTGGACGCCTGGCGGCGAGGGCTGCTGGAGGTGACGTTCGTGGTGCAGCGACTGGTCCACGGTGGCGGCTACCGGCCACCGGCCGCCGCCGCGACCCGCGCGGGGACGCCGGCGCCGGTGGACGCCGGATTCGACGTCGCCGCCGCCGTGGCCGGCCTCGCCGCGATCGGACGACGCGCGGTCGTCGTGCCGCTCGACCACGACCCGGCGGTCGCCGCGATCGCCGCCAACCCGTTGAAGGTGGTGATCGTCAATGGCTGACCGGACGACGGTGTCGGTGCTCGGTGCCGGGCTGATCGCGGAGGCGGTCGCCGCCGGCGCCGGGGTGACGCCCCGGGTGGCCGGACCGGACGAGTGGCTGCCGGCCGGGCCGGTCGTCGTCACCGCGGACGGCTGGGTGCCCCTGGTCACCGACGAGCTGCGGCGGCGGGCGTCCGGACCGGTCCTGCCGGTCCGGGCCGAGCTGGACCGGCTCGTCATCGGGCCGTGGGAGGTCGCCGGGGAACGGGGCTGCGCCCGCTGCGCCGAGCGGCGTCGAGGGCTGGCCAACCCCACGCAGCGCGGCGAGAGCGAGGTCCGGCACCGGCACGCCGCGCGGCTGGCCGAGCCGTCCCCGCTGCTCACCCGCGAGGCCGCCACCGTGGCGGCGGCGCTGGTCGCCGACGACCTGCGCGCCCACGCCGAGGGGCGGGTGCCGCGCAGCCGCGCCGCGATCGTGGAGGTCGACCTGCGCGAGCTGACGGTCACGGTGCACCGGATGCTGCCGTACCCCCGGTGCGAGGTGTGCGGGCCGGAGTGGGTCGACGAGCCGGACCACGCGCTCGCCGACCGGCGGGTGATCCCGACCCACCGGCCGGGCAGCCCCCGGGGTCGCGACCTCGTCGCCGAGCTGGACGCCCTGGTGGACACCTACGTCGACCCGCGTACCGGGATCGTGCGCAAGCTCGCCGACCACACCCTCGGCGGGCAGACCGTCACCGTGGCGGAGCTGGCGGGCAGCGTCGGCGAACGTAACGGCTACGGACGGGCGCCGCAACGCCGGGCGAGCCGGACCACCGCCCTGCTGGAGGCCCTGGAACGCTTCTCGGCCGTGCCGGGGGACCGCCGGTCGGTCGTGGTGGGCTCGTACCACGACCTCGCGGACCGGGCGCTGGACCCGCGTACCCTCGGGTTGCACCCGGCCGAGGCGTACGCCGAACCCGACGTCGTGTTCGAGCCCTTCGACCCGGATCGCGCCTACCGCTGGACCTGGGGCTGGTCGTTCCTGCGGCAGAGTCCCCTGCTCGTCCCCGAGACGCTCGCCTACTACGGCAACTACCCGCACGGGCCGGACGGCCACGGCTTCGTCTACGAGATCTCCAACGGCTGCGCCCTGGGCAGCAGCCTGGAGGAGGCCGTCCTCTACGGGACGCTGGAGGTCGCCGAGCGCGACGCCTTCCTGCTGGCCTGGTACGCGCGGCTGCCCCTGCCCGAGATGGACCTCGGCACGCTGGACGTCGAGGCGGCGTTGCAGGTGGCGTCGCTGCGGGCGGAGACCGGCTACCGGATCCGGCTGTTCGACATGACGGCCGAACAGGGCATCCCGGCGGTGTGGGCGCTGGCCACCGCCCCGGCCGGGTCCGCCGGCGCGGCGCTGGTCTGCACGGCGGGCGCCCACGTGAGCGGCGAACGGGCGACCCGGGCCGCGCTGGCGGAGCTCGGCGGCACCCTGATCGGGGCCGTGCGGCAGTCCGCCGATCCGGACGTCCTGGCGCGGGCGGCCCGCATGGTCGACGACCCCTCGGCGGTGCGGGAGATGGAGGACCACCAGGTGCTCTACTACGACCCGCGGGCCGCGTCGCGGCTGTCGTTCCTCACCGGACGTACGCCCACCCGGGGCCTCGGCGCGGTCGGCGTCGACACCGGCGACTTCGACCACGACGACATCGGGGCGTTGACGCGCGCCGTCGTCGACCGGTACGTCCGGCTCGGGATGGACGTTGTCGTCTTCGACCAGACGCCGGAGGAGTTGCGGCACACGGGCCTGCACGCGGCGAAGGTCCTCGTCCCGGGCACGCTGTCGATGACCTTCGGCCACCGCTACCGCCGGACGGACCTGCCGCGCCTGCGGGAGGCCCGCCGCCGGTGGGGGCTCACGGACAAGCTCCTCGCCGACGCCGACATCAACCCGCATCCGCACCCCTTTCCCTGACGGCCGGAATCACCCTGGAAGGGCTCCCATTCGATATCGGGGGCCCTTTCTTCGGCGTGCCCGGCGGTTTCCTTCCGGCGTTCAACGCGCGCATGGACGACCGTGAGATCGGCTGCCAGGATGTGCGCACCGGAATCCGCTACGGATTCCCGGAAGTGGGAAAGGAGAATGAAATGGCGATGAACGAGCACTCGCCGGAGTTCGCGATCAGCGACCTGCCGGTGGACGTCTTCGAACTGTCGACCGCCGGGCTGGAGGTCGAGTCGCTGACCGCCGGTCACGGCATGGTGGAGCACGGCGGATCGAACGCGTGCAACTCCATGGTGCTGGCGTGCAGCTGCGGACAGTGCGCGTGCAGCTCGGGCTCGTGTCACGAGGTCTGGTGACGGCATCGCGTCGACGCGTCGTCGGCGGTACACCGACAGACCGCCGGTGACGCGCTGAGGCGGGTCCGGTCGGGCGGGAGTCTCGCTCGGCCGGACCCGTTCCGCCGGTGCCCGCCGGGGGTGTTCAACATCGTTGCTGGACGCCCCGGAGGGTTCGTGTCACCCTCGCCGGGCCGGGGCCCGTCGTGGCCGGAAAAAAATAGGTGGAGGCAAGATGAAGAAAGAGATGAGCGGCCCGAATTTCGCGATCAGCGACCTGCCGGTCGACGTCTTCGAACTGTCGATCGAGGGGCTGGAGGTGGAATCCCTGACCGCCGGGCACGGTATGCCCGAGCACGGCGCCTCCGGGCACCTTTCCCCGGTCGTCTCGGGATGCAGTTGCGGTTCCGCGTGCTACTTCCACTACTGATGACGGCACGTATCGCGGCGGCCCCTCGCCGGCCTGGAGCCATTCCCGGCACCGTTCGGCGGGAGTCGCGGTGAGCCGGCGCGCGGCGTCGGTGCCGGCGCGGACGCCCGCGGTCCTGCGCCGCGCCGCGCTGCCGGTCGCCGTCCTCGACGCGTTGCGGTTCCCCCGCACGGCGCGGGGGGTCGACGAGGCCGTACGACTGCGGGCCGACATCGCCCGGCGGGGCCGGGACCTCGCCGACGCGCTGCACGCGATGGTCGGTCAGCTTCCGGCCGGGTCCCCCCTGCGACCGCGGATCGTCGGCCTGCGCCGCGCCCTGCACGCCGGCCGGCGCCCGGCCGGCCGGGAGTGGACGCCCGAGGTCGCCGGCCACCTGCCGGCGGCACTCGCGGAGGCGGTCTCGCGCTGGTCGGTCGACCTCGTGGCGGTCGGGGCCGCCGAGGAGGCCGTCGACGGGCTCCTCGCCGCCGAGCACGAGCAGCGGCGGGCCGTCCTGGTGAAGGCCGCCACCGACCCGAGCTTCCGGGTCGCGCTCGGGGGCACGAGCCCGACCCTCGCCGCCGAGCTGGAGAAGTGGATCGGTCAGCCGCACCGGATCCCCCGGGCCAGGACCACGCTGAGCGTCGCCCGCTACCTGGCCCGCGCGTCGGCGAAGACCAGCCCGCTCAGTGCCTTCCTGACCAGCGGGCCGGTCGAGTGGGTCCCGGGCGGTCCCGCCCTGGCCGTCCGGCCGGGAGCCGGTCGCGGCGCGTTCGAGTTGTCCTACGCCCACCTGCGCGAGGAGATCGCCCACCTCGTCGTCGGGCACCCCGCCGTGCGGGACGAGGCGCCACTGACGCTCAACCCGACCGCCCACGTCGCCGACGAGCACGTCCTCTACCTCCCCTCCGCAGGCTCGGAGGCACTCTGCGCCGTGCCCGCCCGCCCGTCGGTGCGGAGACTGTTCTCGTTGCTCGGCCCCGAACCGCACGGGCTGCCCCGCAGGGAGCTGCGGAACCGCCTCGCCGACGGCGACGCCCGCCTGCACGAGCAGGTCGACACCTTCCTCGACCACCTGTTCCGCAACGGCCTCGTCGTGCGGGCCCTGCCGGTCGCGCGCATCGAGGACGTGCCCGCCGCGCCGGCCGACTGGCTCGCCGACCGCCTCGCCGGCCGCGCCGCCGGCGAGCATGCCGGCGCCACGGACGAGCATGCCGGCGCCGCCCTGGCCGCCGACCTGACCGCCCTCACCGAGGCCTTGTCGGTACGGCCGTCCGCCGACGACCCGGTGGCCTACGGTGACCACCGCGCCGGGCTGGTCGCCCGGGTGCACGGGCTCACGGCGCACGTTGGCGCGGACGACCGGCGCCGGGCGGTGTTCACCAGTGTCGCCGGCCTCCACGTGCGCGACACGGTCGTCTCGGCGGAGCCGCTGGGGACCTGTTCCGTCGCCGCCTGGCAACCCGTCCTCGACGACCTCGACGCGCTGCGGCGGTGGCTCGCCCCCTGGTCGCCCCTGCTCCCGGTCAGGCTGGCGCTCACCGAGATCCTCGGTGACCGCGTCGCCGCCCGGGGAGCCGTGCCGGTGCTCGAGGTCTACCGCGAATTCCAGGCGGCCCTCGGCGCCGACGGTGAGGCCGGCGGGGAGCTGCGTCGCTGGCTCGCCCCGACGATGCCCTCCTGGCGGGGGGAGAGCCCGTTCGCGTCGGTGCGACGCCTGGGCGGCGTGCTGCGCTCCGCCGCCGGTGCCCTCGCCCCCTTCCCGCTGGCGTCCGGCGAGCCGGGCGTGGCCCGGACGCAGGTGGACGTCGAGCCGCGGGTGCTGCGGGAGGCCGCTGCGGCCTACCCCGCCTGGGTTCCGCCACTGCGCTCGATCGGCGTGCTGCTCCAGCCCACAGGCGAGGACGCCGGCGGACCCAGGGCGGTGGTCAACTCGGTCCGGACGGGCTTCGGTTCGCTGCGGGCCCGCATCGATCACCTCGTCGGTGTGCCCGGGGCGGGGCTGATCGCCGACGAGGGCAGCGGCCCGATCTACGCCGGCCTACGCAACCGGTTCGGGATGTCGATCAACGACCACCGTCCCCGGCTGCCGTACGAGATCGTCGACGT is drawn from Micromonospora sp. NBC_01740 and contains these coding sequences:
- a CDS encoding SagB family peptide dehydrogenase, whose translation is MSQDRWETLRLRAGVSVVRTAAGTHLVGLPDHEPVTAQEVVVVRALAAAEQRADALAPSTAPLLARLRREGWLRVTAHGPGGPVHTLDPRQRPDRPEPDGVPPGLRLSRFTSIVAAPDGGLRVTSPRAWAEVLVREPATAAVLAHPATERPAPGVDAAAWQRLRRDLCWAGLAVAGDEDHDFHVRQWSPVDLEFHRRSRGIGVGQRYGATYWGRAYAPPPPARPSAHRPVVALPRPDLERLRRDDPTLTAVLEARRSAREHHDGRPITLDQLGEFLFRCARTVLVGDLDGVELRARPYPSGGGLHELEVYVVADRVAGLAAGTYHYDGHDHALGLVRPPDGASRQLLHAARDSAGAERTPQALLVVTARFGRLMWKYEGLAYALALKNLGVLVQTMYLAATAMGLGGCALGAGAPHAFTHLTGVDPLVEDVVGEFTLGTVAQSPR
- a CDS encoding TOMM precursor leader peptide-binding protein; its protein translation is MADRTTVSVLGAGLIAEAVAAGAGVTPRVAGPDEWLPAGPVVVTADGWVPLVTDELRRRASGPVLPVRAELDRLVIGPWEVAGERGCARCAERRRGLANPTQRGESEVRHRHAARLAEPSPLLTREAATVAAALVADDLRAHAEGRVPRSRAAIVEVDLRELTVTVHRMLPYPRCEVCGPEWVDEPDHALADRRVIPTHRPGSPRGRDLVAELDALVDTYVDPRTGIVRKLADHTLGGQTVTVAELAGSVGERNGYGRAPQRRASRTTALLEALERFSAVPGDRRSVVVGSYHDLADRALDPRTLGLHPAEAYAEPDVVFEPFDPDRAYRWTWGWSFLRQSPLLVPETLAYYGNYPHGPDGHGFVYEISNGCALGSSLEEAVLYGTLEVAERDAFLLAWYARLPLPEMDLGTLDVEAALQVASLRAETGYRIRLFDMTAEQGIPAVWALATAPAGSAGAALVCTAGAHVSGERATRAALAELGGTLIGAVRQSADPDVLARAARMVDDPSAVREMEDHQVLYYDPRAASRLSFLTGRTPTRGLGAVGVDTGDFDHDDIGALTRAVVDRYVRLGMDVVVFDQTPEELRHTGLHAAKVLVPGTLSMTFGHRYRRTDLPRLREARRRWGLTDKLLADADINPHPHPFP
- a CDS encoding thiomuracin/GE37468 family thiazolyl RiPP peptide, which gives rise to MAMNEHSPEFAISDLPVDVFELSTAGLEVESLTAGHGMVEHGGSNACNSMVLACSCGQCACSSGSCHEVW
- a CDS encoding thiomuracin/GE37468 family thiazolyl RiPP peptide; protein product: MKKEMSGPNFAISDLPVDVFELSIEGLEVESLTAGHGMPEHGASGHLSPVVSGCSCGSACYFHY